The Wigglesworthia glossinidia endosymbiont of Glossina morsitans morsitans (Yale colony) genome has a window encoding:
- the rsmI gene encoding 16S rRNA (cytidine(1402)-2'-O)-methyltransferase, translating into MQKNKKLPSTLYIVPTPIGNLKDITYRAVSVLKYVDIIAAESVLYAKILLKHFLIKNHLISFNKINEKIKTKLIIRYLKNRKSIALISNAGTPTISDPGYYLIYMCIKHKINIVPLPGPCSLITALSASGVATNKFCYDGFLPKKKSERIAYLNSLKFEHRTIILFESSRRLLISLQDIAHILGMQTHIVIAKELTKIWETIYRNTVEKILNLLKNSNILLKGEIILIIKQNQIESKIISKKAIKLLKLLTMQISKKQATLIVSKTFKIKKNLLYKYIIQNIHN; encoded by the coding sequence ATGCAAAAAAATAAAAAATTACCATCAACTTTATATATAGTACCTACTCCTATTGGAAATTTAAAAGATATTACTTATAGAGCAGTATCTGTATTAAAATATGTCGATATAATAGCAGCAGAAAGTGTTTTATATGCAAAAATTTTATTAAAACATTTTTTAATTAAAAATCATTTGATATCTTTCAATAAAATTAATGAAAAAATTAAAACAAAACTTATAATTCGTTACTTAAAAAATAGAAAATCAATTGCACTAATATCGAATGCTGGTACACCTACAATTAGTGATCCTGGATATTACTTAATTTATATGTGCATAAAACATAAAATTAATATTGTTCCGCTTCCAGGTCCATGTTCTTTGATTACTGCATTATCAGCATCTGGTGTTGCTACAAATAAGTTTTGTTATGATGGATTTTTACCTAAAAAAAAATCTGAAAGAATAGCATATTTAAATTCTTTAAAATTTGAACACAGAACTATTATACTATTCGAATCTTCACGTCGATTACTTATTAGTTTGCAAGATATTGCGCATATTTTAGGGATGCAAACGCATATTGTAATCGCTAAAGAATTAACAAAAATTTGGGAAACGATATATCGTAATACAGTAGAAAAAATTTTAAATTTATTAAAAAATTCAAATATTTTGTTAAAAGGTGAAATTATACTTATTATAAAGCAAAATCAGATTGAATCTAAAATTATTTCGAAAAAAGCAATAAAACTTTTAAAGTTATTAACTATGCAAATTTCTAAAAAACAAGCAACATTAATTGTTTCAAAAACTTTTAAAATTAAAAAAAATTTGTTATATAAATATATAATTCAAAATATACATAACTAA